The stretch of DNA CATTACGTGCATTCAATTCAATGATTGCGGTCAATAAAATGAGTCTGAGGCAGACATGCAGTCAATCCCAAATAAACCCATTATCTCTATGGTGGACCGAGTGTTGTTCTGTTCTTTCTGGGTTTCCGCcattttcttcttctccttctgttGGCGTGTTGAGAAAGACCTACATGCTGCCAAATGGGTTGTGGAAGTTGTTAAAGCACATTTGATAGAAacctaaaataaataaatgacattTTCCCACAACATTTCAAAGGGGAAATGCATTTGTCGTGCACTTTGTGCATGTGCGTGCACCTGCATTCAAAGGAGGAACAATATACCCATCTTCCCAGCTATGAAGTTGATTTGACCCGTAGCTTCGTCAATTTTGGACACCAACAAGCCTTTAGGAGAGGACACATAAGCACACAGACCTTGTTCACCATCATATGGGACAACCATGTGCCGCAAATCATAATTTAACTGCTCTGTAGACTACAATGGACTAAGCCCTGttaacagaccccccccccccccctgaatattatatatatatattgtcattTTAAGGGTCAATATCACTAAAAGTGTTATTTTTTGGTCTTCAAGATAAATCACTGGATCAAATTTCAGAAGGATCCTTATGTGTGTATGCCTTCATGATAATAGAAGCATAATGACAGACTTCAAAGttaattttatacattttagactaTATTATTTCAGTGGAAGGAGGCAATTTTTCAATGTCCCAAGTGCTGCTCAAACAACTTCAACGAGAATAATTAGTAATACAATtatacatttaaaatatatttccaAATTTTCTTCATTCAATTTGATCTTATGTATAGTCTTATGTTAACTGCTGCACTTTTTATAAGAATATTGACTATTTTCTGTACATCCTCAAAGTTGTTGTCCACCCTGTTATATTGTGGTAACTGgcactttatttttttattttttattaacaaaTATCAACAAACAAAAGAGGAATAGTCACATGCAAACAAGCATACAAACTATTTACATTGCCAGGAATCCTAAACAAACAAATCATATTCATTAATAATACAACAAGTTAATTGcctttttgtttttcattttagtTAAAGTGGTGCCATAGTGTTTAAACTCATTTATAAAGTGAAAAAAGTTAGGTTTTGAATTAGACTATTTgcatttgtgaatatgaaattgACCTAGTATAATTAGCAGTTGAATTAAATATACTACATCTTTATCTATGTCAGAatttctgaaataaatcattatatcAAAACCATTAAATTGTACAACCGGTCCTATTTTTTTGTAACAAAACTCTGTCAATCCAAAACATTCTACTATAAATACAGGCAAAAAAACCAAATGCAAAATGGTCTACTTCTCCATTCCACAGAAATCAGTTatattcaatattcagcttgaatCTTTCCAAAACATGTTTCACAAGATAAATTCTATGTAATATTTTAAATGAAACTTCCTTTACTTTGTTACTGATAGAATATTTGTTAGCAATTTTCCATGCTTTCCCCCATAACTATAgtatgttaacaagaaatttgtggagtggttgaaaaacgagttttaatgactccagcataagcgtatgtaaacttctaacttcaactgtacacacacacacacacatatcctgtTATTGTACTACTAAACTGTGGAATAACATCTTACCATAATAGCATCTTACCAAGAAGCACTCCAGTCCGGAGGCACGCAGCACGACAGCAAAGTCACACTGGTCCACTCCCCAGAACAAGTCCTGGTCCGCTGGTAGGTCAGGATGGGGGGTCCGCCAAGGGATCACCCAAACCCAATAGAGCCAGGAGCACTACTACAGATGCCCCACATAACATGGGTGGTCTTCTTGAAATTAGGAGTTTTTATAGCAATGATTTGGCCCGTGGGATAAGACGTTATTCACTACAACTTGTACATTTGCTTTACTATAGGTCCTGGGTGAAGTTTACcctgggtacagatctaggatcaggatCTAGGACCTaatcttaaccattagtgggggaaatgcaaaactggCCACGGTCAGCATCtaagggcaacttcaccctactacCTATGATGGGTGGAGTTCAGAAATGGgaaaatccaggtcccttcacataTGGTGTCGAGACACCCGGTCCTAATTCCATCTCGAGGCCTTGGCCTCAGCCCTGACCCTTATATGTTACCAGATCTGAATAATTGTTTTAgtaatttttttatttgacctttatttaactaggcaagtcagttaagaacaaattattattttcaatgacggcttaggaacagtgggttaactgccttggtcaggggcagaacgacagattttttaccttgtcagctcggggattcaatcttgcaacctttcagttactagtccaacgctctaaccactaggctacctgccgccccaggtagcCTAGTCTGGATAGGTATCAGCAGTGTAGAGGTGAAGCTTCCAACATATTGCTTCTACCTTACAGCTCTGCAAACATTAAAAGGGTTACAGCCAAGGGGAAGGGAGGGAATTGGGACCAGTGCTTCACATACAGCTTGCTGTGCACATCAAGTCATCCACCAGTTCCAAGAGCTGCATAGTGGGCTCCCGCTCTAATCATCTAGTCAGTAATATGGACAAATAGATCTGGATTTTAGGAGGTAGAAATGAAGTTGATTTAATGGGAGCACAGTAAATGTAGCTGCGAAAAAACTGAAATGTTTCAAAACAGAAGTACATAACGTCTCCAAACAGaacataaaaattaaaaaaaaatcagtCCTAATACATTCCTTTATCCAGTCCATCACACCTTCAAAACATTTTCATGTCAAATAAAAAAAGATACAATTATAATGGTTAATCAGACTTGCTCAGAATCATACACCTTACAATCAGCGTGACAGGAAAGTTCCCTGTATACATAGGGGAGTGTACTGTAGTGGAATACTTGTGAGGAAGTCAGAGTGTGGCCACGGGTGTTCTTCACGATGCTACAACGTGGTAGCTACAGGAAAAAAACAGCAGAGAAGTTTAGCCTTGAGCTTCAACGCTGTTAGTTGTGGAAATTGCACCGATATTGTGGTTTCCTTCGTGCATCGCTAAGTGTACCTTTAAATCAGAGCACAGTTAAATTATCATAGCATACTTCCCATTAAAATAACCATGACCAAGGGTTCAATGCTAACTTTTGGCTAATGAAACAAGTTCCTTGTCCACATCACAGCAAATTTGTCAGACACATTACTAAAAGTTGATGCTGAATCCAAACTGCTGATTATAGTATTTCTCTCATCTTCCTGGAAACCATTAATTATTCATATTTCATACTCCTCCATCCCCACCCCAACTCAACTAACTCCTACAAGcggtaaacatgtatttttaaaggtataaaaaaaaatgcaatacaGAGAATGTAAACCGACATTTAGGCAAAAACAACATGATTCTCAAGCAATATATCCAGCAATATAttcataaaatgttttttttttatttttttaaatgaatggaTATATAGTGGTTAACACCAATTCTAGTACATAATTTTTCCAGAGGTACAGCTAGCTACTGTCAGGTAGGGACACTTAAGCCTAATTTTCTACATAGGATGCAAGAATTACAATTAGTGATGCAAAATGGCAGTCCTGCTAGTTGCGTAGACAAAATACGCAGACGTGTGCACTCCAGCAATTTGTAAGTCGACACAAGTACGCGACATTGCCATTTTGAGTAGCTAATTGGGTTCTTGCATTGTGCATGTACTGTAGGTAAGGTATAAAATCAGGCTTTACTCACTCACACAcccccagagagacaggaagagaagaacaCAACAACGAGTGTCTTTAAAAAGAAGTCAATAAATAAACAGATGAAGTGaatcctcctccctgtaggcttccTGTAACTGTGCAATATGTCGTGTTTCAGTCTGTCTGTTTAAGGACTACAGCGCACCTTCATTTGATCTTTCAACAGGTTTCGATGGGTCTCTCAATAGTCTGAGTCCTGATCCATGTCACCTATACAGACGTGATGTTCAGAAGCACCATTGTCCATGTTGTTGGATAAAACTTGAGTATTCCTTGtagctgggttgtgttcattagggcacacattaggaaaacattttgcaacagaaaacaaaaattagcgtttcttattggacctTCCCTGTTTGAgtccgttttcttccgtttggtgcctgaAATGAACAGGACCCTGGTGTCAAAGCCAGCTCCTGAGTCAGGTTCTACAGATTGTCTCAGACAGTACAGTAGGAAACTGCTGATAAGGTGAGAGGTCAGACAGAGAACTCGGGGCCAGCTTTCCGGGAGCGTGTGGCAAGTAGCCGGCGCAGTCGGAGCCCAGCAAACGGGTTGATCCACAGCAGTGACGGCTTGCCCCCAAACACGCTCCTCATGCCCTCCCAGCGAACCTGCCTCTCCCACGTGGGCTTCTCGTTCTTCAGACGCTCAATCTCCTGTGGTAAAAACACACATAGAGAGGGTAAACATCAACACCAGGTGAGAATTCAATAAAGCAGAGCGAATGAGGTCAAATAACCACAATGGTAAATTAGCCTCGGTCATTGGTCACTAGTCTCATCAATGTCACCACAACTAGGTTTCTTCCTTACATTATCAACAGGTTTTCTGAAGGAGGCTGATGTCTCATATGTAAATAAGTCCTATTTCCCTCACTGGGACTTCACTACCATGGCCACGTGCTGGTTTAGAGGCGCAGGACATTTAGAAACAAATCGCAATCATGCAGAATAGAGAATCTTATCCATTCTACATTGTTGATAGAAATAGTCGACGTAGAATGGCGTTCTGTAATGCCTTTGCCCTACTGAATGTCTATCTATTATTTTTCTATCTATGTAGTTTGGCTCCTCGCCATCTTGTTGCTGAGAATCTAATGTATAACATGGAAACAATTCTTAAACATTTAATGTACATTGTATATctaaggttgtgggttcaattcctgcaGGAATCAAACAAAAAATGTAGTCACTCACTGCACAGAAAGTTGCTTAGGATTACAACAGTGTCTGGTAAATggcatatagtgttatattaaccTCCTCACCGTCTCGTCGTTGCAGATGGAGTGGACCTGAGTGCCAAACATGACAGCGGTgaaggtgaggaagaggaggccctCCAGGCAGAGGAAGATCATCAGCATCACCGTCACCGGGGGGGAAAAGTCACTGCACTCTGGAGGGGCAGAAACACCATTCAGGATAATCACATTAACACTGACCTCAATGTAGTTGTATTTGCAGCTGCAATCCTTAATTTGAAATTATAATAATTTATTTGAAAAATCAACAAAATGACAGTTCCGCCAATTGGATTGCTATAAAGGTGAGGGATGGGGCTGAAGAAATGTAAcccctctcaaattcatagacagagctttAGAAACGAATAATGATAGTCCACAAGATTAAAATGATAGTTTTGAAGCTGTATATTTTTGTTAACAAACACAATTCAGTAAAAAAAAATCCAGATTGTGCCTTTACAACAGGGCACATTAGAGTCAATGTAGGTGTTTTTAAACAgggcacagagtcaatgtaggTGTTTTTAAACAgggcacagagtcaatgtaggTGTTTTTAAACAgggcacagagtcaatgtaggTGTTTTTAAACAGGGCACCCTACAGTCAAAGTAGTTATATTTAACAGGGAACAGGATATTTAGAAAACTCATCTGCAATAATATAATGATACTCACCACTCCACTGGACCTTGACACAGGTTACAAACTGGTACCCACTCAGGGCGAGAGCATGGGTGGAGATCATCGCTATATACATCTGCAAAGAGAGGGAACTATTACCCAATCCTGGTATTGATGGTAAAACATTCATTGTGCATTGACAATGCACACAGGCATAAAGCTACAACAAAAGCACATTGACGAGCAGTGTACACAATCACAACCTATCCTAATAATACATCATCATACTTCTATCTGGCCAGAGCTAAAAGCACAGTAGCACCAATGTGGTTTACAGGCCTTTATGATAAGGCACCACAATTAAAGATGAAACACTAATCATTCTGTCAAACCCATTGCTTTCATGCAAAACTAAACAACAGTACAAAATAGGGATGTCAGCGATGCAACATTTGAAAAAAGTCTGATTAATTGACATTGATTAATTGGACCGATGTACTACAGATGCATTTCAGTATTTCCATTGTGCACATGACCTTCAACAAGGTGGAACTGAGACGGAACTCACAGTGAAGAGGACAAAGAAGCGCTGGTTGTTCTCTCCGACACAGTTGTTCACCCAGGGACAGTGGTGATCCATCTTACGGATGCAGCGCTTACAAATACTACAGGGGAGGGAAACGACACCatggtcgtgttcattaggtaccaaacggggaggggaggagggggggggctgaaaccgggagggactacctggaaaGTTtgcctaatgaacaggacccaaaAGATACAGTAGGCCTAAATAGGGGGTTTTGCCTAGCCAAGTGACTCAGCCAGGAAAACCCTTTAGATACTATAAAGCATAACAATAATACATAAAAGCAACAGAAGTGTCCCCTCCTCACCTGCAGTGGTGGGCTCTCTCAGGTTTGATGCTGTAGCATTTGGAACACTTATAGATGACCTCTCCTGGTTTCAGGTTCAGGCTCTCCATGTATTTCTTGGTGGCGTTGCCTTTGGGCACAGCTCCCTGTAA from Salvelinus fontinalis isolate EN_2023a chromosome 5, ASM2944872v1, whole genome shotgun sequence encodes:
- the LOC129854975 gene encoding palmitoyltransferase ZDHHC7-like isoform X1: MSSGHRLRDVEQHHPLLDGEEAAVGSAAGEVEQVWFIQDGCGMVCAFITWFLVLYADFVVTFVMLLPSKSFWYAVVNGVVFNCLAVLALTSHLRTMLTDPGAVPKGNATKKYMESLNLKPGEVIYKCSKCYSIKPERAHHCSICKRCIRKMDHHCPWVNNCVGENNQRFFVLFTMYIAMISTHALALSGYQFVTCVKVQWSECSDFSPPVTVMLMIFLCLEGLLFLTFTAVMFGTQVHSICNDETEIERLKNEKPTWERQVRWEGMRSVFGGKPSLLWINPFAGLRLRRLLATRSRKAGPEFSV
- the LOC129854975 gene encoding palmitoyltransferase ZDHHC7-like isoform X2, which codes for MSSGHRLRDVEQHHPLLDGEEAAVGSAAGEVEQVWFIQDGCGMVCAFITWFLVLYADFVVTFVMLLPSKSFWYAVVNGVVFNCLAVLALTSHLRTMLTDPGAVPKGNATKKYMESLNLKPGEVIYKCSKCYSIKPERAHHCSICKRCIRKMDHHCPWVNNCVGENNQRFFVLFTMYIAMISTHALALSGYQFVTCVKVQWSECSDFSPPVTVMLMIFLCLEGLLFLTFTAVMFGTQVHSICNDETVRRRLSV